The segment TGCAGGGCTGGTTTAATATTATTGCTGGTGATTTTATCTTGACCCCGGAGTTTTTTCCAGGCAGATTCTAAACTTTCGGATAGTGCGTCAAACATAGAACAGGTAATTGAATATAAAAACTTCTACTTTTAATTAGGTGTTAAGCTTACAGGCTCTATTCCAATGTAGCGTCTTGGTGGAATTGGAACATAGCAAAGGAATTCATTCTCTTCCTGGAGACCCTTTGATAATCATCACTGAAAAGTACGATAACTTGAGGTCAGCGCGATCGCGCAAATCTTGATAAACCACTTGTTCCGGCATGGTTGCTTTCTCCACAATCCAGCTGCGATTAAGTAAACCTTTGGCTTGCAGCAGTTCCCAAATTTGAGGATAGAGAGAACTAAATTTCATCAAGACCACTACTTCTGCCTCTTGCAAAGCCGATGCTAGTTCCTGCAAATGATAAAGGGTGGGTAAAATCATTAAACGCTGCGATCGCCTTGTTAAAGGAATCCCTAATTCTGAAGCTGCCGCCATTGGAGAACAAACCCCCGGTATGGTTTCCACGACAATCTCTGGATCAAGTTGTTGCACGGCTTGCGCCAAATAGGTAAAGGTACTATAAAAGCTAATATCCCCCTCACAAGTAAAAGTGACATCTTCTCCACTTTGCAAATAAGGCAAAACCGTTCGTGCTGCTACCTGCCAAGCCTCTGTTAATTCTTTCTCATCTTGCACATAAGGAAACTTCAGCGGTAACAACATTTGATGAGATTGTAACCATGGGGTAATAATTCGTTCTGCGATTCCTGGTTTCCCCTTAATGCCCTCTGGGAACGCGACAATATTGGCTTGTTGGAGAAACTTCAATCCCTTTACCGTAATTAATTCGGGATCGCCGGTGCCAACACTAATACCATACAGTTTGCCCACGTGTCATTTGTACCTAATTACCAACCTTACTTAGTGTATCGAACTCCCACCAGTATGAGAAGAACTGATCTTTGTCTCCCTTGTCTCCCTTGTCTCCCTTATCCCATCATTTCACAACTGTTAGACAACTACTCCCGCCTCACCTTCAACAATTCATTCCCTCCTCGCTGAAACTCATAAATTGTTGGTTCAATGGCAGTTTGATAACCTTGCCTAGAAAGTGCCGCTAAGACTGAATCGAAATGTCGCGATTGATCACTGGTAAAATTTTCGAGTAACGGAAAAATTCGCACTTCCTTGGCTACTCGACATAAATCTAAGATCGATTGTAGATGAAACTCCAGAGAAAATTGCTCGGAATAGGTGAA is part of the Cyanobacteria bacterium GSL.Bin1 genome and harbors:
- a CDS encoding precorrin-2 C(20)-methyltransferase, whose amino-acid sequence is MGKLYGISVGTGDPELITVKGLKFLQQANIVAFPEGIKGKPGIAERIITPWLQSHQMLLPLKFPYVQDEKELTEAWQVAARTVLPYLQSGEDVTFTCEGDISFYSTFTYLAQAVQQLDPEIVVETIPGVCSPMAAASELGIPLTRRSQRLMILPTLYHLQELASALQEAEVVVLMKFSSLYPQIWELLQAKGLLNRSWIVEKATMPEQVVYQDLRDRADLKLSYFSVMIIKGSPGRE